GAAAGTCCTTTACTTTGCCGAAATCAAAGAGATTTTGCAAAAAGATAATGACCAATTTCAGATTGAAAATGAAATGACTGTGGAAGCATTTAAGCAATATCTATTTGAGAAATATCCTGAAATCGACGGGAAGAAATTTCAAATTGCATTAAATGAAGAATTTGTACAACCTCATGAAAAAATCAACCAATCAGATGTAGTTGCTTTGATTCCACCGGTAAGCGGAGGTTAATGAAGTGAAAGCCATTATATTAGCAGGAGGGCAATCTGAACGATTTGGTGCCCCTAAAGCATTTGCAGAAATA
Above is a genomic segment from Staphylococcus piscifermentans containing:
- the moaD gene encoding molybdopterin converting factor subunit 1 — translated: MKVLYFAEIKEILQKDNDQFQIENEMTVEAFKQYLFEKYPEIDGKKFQIALNEEFVQPHEKINQSDVVALIPPVSGG